A portion of the Simkania negevensis Z genome contains these proteins:
- a CDS encoding ATP-binding protein, with translation MERVQKALIRRDLQKKMVLLAGPRQAGKTTLAKEIADEFDSSVCLTYDHLEDRRMILEEAWLPSVELIILDEIHKMPNWKSYLKGVYDTKKPHQKILVTGSARLEIFQQVGDSLAGRYFLHRLFPLSPVECKKAGVDYSIDHFLERGGFPEPFLAENSTDAKRWRQQYVDSLLRIDVLDFENIHNLNAIRLLFELLRDRVGSPVSYTSLAEDVAISPNTVKKYIQILEALYIVFKVTPFSRSIARSILKEPKIYFFDTVLVKGDQGIKFENFVAGCLLKHVHARIDYHGENAALRYLQTKERQEVDFALVIEDQIEKMIEVKHSHTQVGSGLRYFKQKYQLPAMQLVKELKREKVEEGIEIRNGRHFLEGLDL, from the coding sequence ATGGAAAGAGTACAAAAAGCACTTATTCGGCGAGATCTTCAAAAGAAAATGGTTCTTTTGGCTGGACCGCGTCAAGCGGGGAAAACGACCCTTGCCAAGGAAATAGCTGACGAATTTGACTCGTCAGTTTGTCTAACATATGATCATTTAGAAGATCGTCGTATGATTCTTGAAGAGGCATGGCTTCCTTCAGTCGAGCTTATCATTTTAGATGAAATCCACAAGATGCCTAACTGGAAAAGCTATCTCAAAGGTGTCTACGATACAAAAAAGCCGCATCAAAAGATCCTAGTTACGGGAAGCGCCCGTTTAGAAATCTTCCAACAAGTGGGAGATTCTCTTGCAGGGCGTTATTTTCTTCATCGCCTTTTTCCTTTATCTCCTGTGGAATGTAAGAAAGCGGGGGTTGATTATTCAATTGATCATTTTTTAGAAAGGGGGGGATTCCCCGAACCGTTTCTTGCTGAAAACAGCACAGACGCAAAGCGTTGGCGCCAACAATACGTAGACAGTTTACTTCGAATTGATGTGCTTGATTTTGAAAATATTCATAATTTAAATGCCATTCGTCTTCTTTTCGAATTGCTGCGTGATCGAGTAGGGTCTCCTGTTTCATACACGTCTCTTGCAGAAGATGTTGCGATTTCACCAAATACTGTCAAGAAGTACATCCAAATTTTGGAGGCACTTTACATCGTTTTTAAAGTGACCCCTTTTTCACGAAGTATTGCCCGGAGTATCCTTAAAGAGCCGAAGATCTATTTTTTTGATACAGTGCTCGTGAAAGGAGATCAGGGCATTAAGTTTGAAAATTTTGTTGCAGGATGTTTACTAAAGCACGTTCATGCAAGAATTGATTACCATGGAGAAAATGCTGCGCTCCGCTATTTACAAACGAAGGAGCGGCAAGAAGTTGATTTTGCTTTGGTGATTGAGGACCAGATTGAGAAGATGATCGAAGTGAAGCATAGTCATACACAAGTTGGCAGTGGTCTACGCTACTTCAAACAGAAATATCAATTGCCGGCAATGCAACTTGTCAAAGAGCTAAAACGTGAAAAAGTCGAAGAAGGGATTGAAATTCGAAATGGACGCCATTTTCTAGAAGGGCTAGATCTATAA